The Mesorhizobium koreense genome includes a window with the following:
- a CDS encoding amino acid ABC transporter substrate-binding protein, which translates to MSNGKTKLACALLAATALALSSGMAMAKDIVLGASVQLTGPSANTGRYYKDAYEFAVNKINEAGGVKVGGEQVKLALKIYDNQSDVNLSVRQYTQLVSQDKVDFLLGPFASNFALADSAVSEKYQIPMVQGGGASDQIFSRKFKYIFGTLAPASNYFGSTVNMLKELDPAPKKVALLYADDAFDVSVAKGTRDLLKSAGLDTVMDEKYSSNASDFNSLLSQIKSNGAEAVLVAGHETEILNFVRQAKSLAVAPKMYSFTVGVPSEDFRKALGKDADYAFGMTAWLPSADNKDKWFGDAAQFAEAYKAKYGYEPDYHAASGVADVEAFAQAIEDAGGTDKAKVRDALAKLSLDSLYGKIAFAENGQIDLPQTVIQVQEGKVAAVYGAKGFVEKPKYPMPAWDKR; encoded by the coding sequence ATGTCTAACGGAAAGACAAAACTGGCTTGCGCCCTGCTCGCCGCAACGGCGCTTGCGCTCTCGTCGGGCATGGCGATGGCGAAGGACATCGTACTCGGCGCCTCGGTACAGCTTACCGGACCATCGGCCAATACCGGCCGCTACTACAAGGACGCCTACGAGTTCGCCGTCAACAAGATCAACGAGGCGGGCGGTGTCAAGGTCGGCGGCGAACAGGTCAAGCTGGCGCTGAAAATCTACGACAACCAGTCCGACGTGAACTTGAGCGTGCGCCAGTACACGCAGCTCGTCTCGCAGGATAAGGTAGATTTCCTGCTCGGCCCCTTCGCTTCCAATTTCGCGCTGGCCGATTCTGCGGTTTCTGAAAAATACCAGATCCCGATGGTCCAGGGCGGCGGCGCGTCGGACCAGATCTTCTCGCGCAAGTTCAAATACATCTTCGGCACGCTGGCGCCGGCGAGCAATTATTTCGGCTCGACCGTCAACATGCTGAAGGAGCTCGATCCGGCACCGAAGAAGGTGGCGCTCCTCTATGCGGATGACGCCTTCGACGTTTCCGTCGCCAAGGGCACGCGCGATCTCTTGAAGAGCGCCGGGCTCGATACGGTGATGGACGAGAAGTACAGCTCCAACGCGAGCGACTTCAATTCGCTCCTGTCGCAGATCAAGAGCAACGGCGCCGAAGCGGTGCTGGTCGCCGGCCACGAAACCGAGATCCTGAATTTCGTGCGCCAGGCCAAGAGTCTCGCTGTCGCGCCGAAGATGTATTCCTTCACCGTCGGCGTGCCGAGCGAGGATTTCCGCAAGGCGCTCGGCAAGGACGCGGATTATGCTTTCGGCATGACCGCATGGCTGCCTTCCGCCGACAACAAGGACAAATGGTTCGGCGATGCGGCGCAGTTCGCCGAAGCCTACAAGGCGAAATACGGCTATGAGCCTGACTACCACGCCGCCTCCGGCGTGGCCGATGTCGAAGCCTTCGCGCAGGCGATCGAGGACGCCGGTGGCACCGACAAGGCCAAGGTCCGGGACGCCCTCGCCAAGCTCAGCCTCGACAGCCTCTATGGCAAGATCGCCTTCGCCGAGAACGGCCAGATCGACCTGCCGCAGACGGTGATCCAGGTTCAGGAAGGCAAGGTCGCGGCGGTCTACGGTGCCAAGGGCTTCGTTGAGAAGCCGAAATACCCGATGCCGGCCTGGGACAAGCGCTGA